The Camelina sativa cultivar DH55 chromosome 18, Cs, whole genome shotgun sequence DNA window gggtgttggcgagtcgcatgGTGTCcaggggattccatgagtgtggccggagggggcagtgttgatgctcgagtagccggtgatgttagggccccaggtgtgagagtcccagtgggtggagtcctgggtgtcgaccttgcgggtttgctggcataGTTGATTGCGCGGTTGCCGCCAATGGCATCGGCTCAGattcaggtagtgccaccagtggtggtgGAGGCACGACaaccagtggctgcggatgtgggtgTCCATTCTCATTATATCAGCATGAtgacagagatgggccgtataGGTACCAAGCGGTTTTCGGGAGAtacagatcctaccgctgcggatgcgtgtaggacgagtgtggaacgtaacttctatactctgagatgtcctgaggagttttgggtggacattggggtccaccatttgactggtgatgctcagttgtggtggagttatgtggcagccaggagagtgcagagggaaaTGTCTTGGGATGAATTCGGCTTGGatttcaaccgcaagtatttccctagggaggcactggataggttggtgGTGCAGTTCTTTtagctagctcaggggactcggtcagtgcggcagcttgacttggagttcagtcgacttctgaggtatgggggtcgggatatggagtctgaggaggctcagatcaggaggtttgtgagggctctacgtgatgatttgagggttcactggagagggcggagttatgcttcacgtgcagagctggttgagactgcagcagggatcgaggaggatatccgggcggCGGCTAgaccagcagttcagcctagtaaggcttagcatcagggaggttctagcaaagGCGGCAAGCTTGCGCAGAGAACCAAGGGGAGATGGGACGCTACACAGAAACTGGGTGGTCTGAGTTGCTTCAGGTGCGggggcaaggatcacaagattgctagtttcccaagaggagtgctccgtcGACATCAGCTCGTGTaagctatcattgcagggagccagggcatcagacccttgtgtcccaagttgcagccggtagcagtggcagcgttgcagcaggtgcagtcGGGAGGGCAGCAtgtggcacagattgagcaaGCGCCATAGGTTTACATGACTGTAAAGACTGGTGGAActagtgccggggcgatcacaggtataatttctggtactctgtctttgtgacttcttagtaagttcagattttatgttgtcctgtgataaggtgttaggttctcaacacatgaggtttgtgtagggaccttgttggtgggcgggtttaagtcccacgttttGTTTGactctggagctactcatagcttcattaccctggagtgtgcagagagtgcgggtgTCATTGGTGATCTCGGAGAGCGTTCGAGAGtggtcagagttgctggaggcaagtttatGAGAGTCATAGGACGAGTgaggggtatcgatattcagatcgcgggagagttTTGGCCTGCAGattgcttatcagcccagtggagctgtatgctgttatcttggggatggactggttgcatcgacATATGGTTCATCTGTATTGTCAttggggtagagtggagtttgagcgctcaggagggaagttggtttttcaggggattagaccgacttcagggagtctcgtgatctcggccattcaggctgggaagatggtcgagaagggccgtgaggcttatctggttaccatatctatgctagagtcagtggggaagtctacggttagcggtattcaggttgtggaggagtttgaggatgtgttccagtcattgcagggattaccaccatctcggtctgatccttttacgattgaactggaaccagggacgacaccgttatccaaggctccttacaagATGGCTCCAATAAAGATggtagagctgaagaagcagctagaggatttgttgagcaagggatttatccgtcctagtgtatcaccgtggggaacgccgatgttattcgttaagaaaaagaatgagagtttccgcttgtgtattgattacaggggtctcaaccgggtcattgtgaagaacaagtaccctcttccgaggatcgatgagttgttggatcagttgaggggtgctacttggttctccaagatagatctagcgtcgggttatcatcagatcccgatagatgaggcagatgtgaggaagacttctttcaggacgaggtatgggcattatgagtttgtggtgatgctgTTTTgtttgactaacgcgccagcatcGTTTATGAgtttgatgaacagcgtgtttcaggagtttcaggacgtgtctatcatcatattcatcgaagacatcctggtttattctaagagtcctgaagagaatgcagtgcatttgagggcagttctggagaagctgttGGAGCAGAAGTtatttgctaagttgagcaagtgtagtttctggcagcgtgagatgggttttctgggtcaaattgtgtctgcagatggggtttttgtagatccggagaagattcaggctatcagggattggcctagaccgcagaatgccacgaAGATAAGGATTTTTCTGGGGTTGGCAGATttctacaggaggtttgtgcaggggtttgcgagcagatcacatcctatgactaagttgacagggaaggatgttccttttgtcggGTCACATGAGTATGAGGAAGGCTTtacaagcctgaaggagatgtttaCTACCgctccagtgttggctttgcctgagcagagCGAActctatgtggtttatacaaatgcatccagagttggtttggggtgtgtgttgatgcagcatggaaaggtgattgcctatgcttcgcggcagttgcggaagcatgaggacaactatcctactcatgacttggagatgggtgctatAGTTTTTGCCCTAAAGATTTAGAGATCTTATCTtgatggtgcaaaggtacagatgtttacagatcatatgagcatgaagtatatattcactcagcccgagctgaacttgaggcagaggcggtggatggagctggtggcggattatgatctagAGATTGTCTATCATCCtagtaaggctaacttggttgcagatgctttgagtcggaagcgggcggctttggctcaggagcaggatatgaagtctctggtaggggagatcagtgcgttgagcttatGTGCAGTTTCTCAGGAGCCATTGGATTTGGTTGCAgatgatagagcagatttgttgagcaaagTGCGGTTGGATCAGGAGAAGAATTCGGGgatggtgaatgcctcaaatgATGTttattcagagtatcaggtttcggctaatggtactattctggtgcatgggcggatttgtgtgcctatggatgaggagttgaggcaggagattctaagagaggctcatgcgagcatgttctctattcatcaggagcgactaagatgtaccgtgatctcaagaggtactatcactgggtcgagctgaagaaggacgtggctagttgggttgcgaggtgcgatgtgtgtcagctagtgaaggctgagcatcatgTACCAGGTGGTTTgttgaagagtcttcccattccagagtggaagtgggatatgattactatggacttcgtggtaggtttgccagtgtccaggacgtttgatgctatatGGGTCATTGTGGATCGGTTGAcaaagtcggcacattttctggccattaagaagactgatggagcagcggtcttggctaagaagtatctGAAGGaaatagtcaggttgcatggggtgccagcgagcattgtgtctgatagggattccgagttcacttcggtgttctagagggcatttcaggcagagatgggcactaaggtgcatatgagtacatcttatcatccccagacagatgaacaatcagagaggacgatctagacattggaggatttgctgaggatgtgtgtgttggattggggtggtcattgggcagatcatttaagcttggtagagtttgcttataacaacagttaccagacgagtattggcatggctccttatgaggctttgtatgggaggtcgtgtcgtacaccgttatgctggactcagatgagggagaggagcatgtacggggcagattttgttcaggagacctcggaaaagattcgggttctcaagctgaacgtgaaggaagctcaggatcggcagaggagttacgCCGATAGggggaggagagatcttgagttttaggttggagatagagtgtacctcaagatggccatgttgcggggtccgaacagagTAGTTGAGCGAGTTAGACCAATgtcatatagactggagttacctgaggttatgcgagcattccataaggtgttccatgtgtctatgttgcggaagtgtctccgtgaggatgctCAGTGTTCGCTAAGATTcatgaggatcttcagcctaacatgactttggaggcgaggccagtgagggttctcgagaggtggatcaaggaacttcggaagaagaaaattcctttgatgagatttctttgggactgtgatggttaTAGGTGTCAAACTGGCTGGCCCGCGTCCGTCTGGACCATCAGCAGCGgtcaatttctattttttggaCCGCAACGGgcctaaataatatattaaaaaataaaataaaattaataaaaaacatattaaaatgaagtaaaaataataaagaataattttataaaacaattttaaatgaaattttagatgttttattttttttacattaaattatttgtgttaccacatacttttaaaagatatatatttaaaattatataaaaataattatgtatctatattaaatatttatttttatttaatatttaaagacCGCGGGCCGACCCGCCAACCCGCGAGTATAACCCGCTAAAATCCGTAATCCGTTTGGGCTAGGCCCGCAAGGTCCGCTTTTTAATGGGCTTAATATTTAGTGTCCATGCCCGCTCCACTGAGGTACTATTTGGGCTAGGCCCGCGGGCATGGAACCCGCTTGACACCTCTATTGATGGTGTTGAGGAACAGACTTGGGaacctgaggcgaggatgaaggcaaggtttaagaagtggtatgagaagcaagtcgcgacttgagcttgtctagcctggtcccatctatAATCCGTGgttggagcgggaatggagtattccagtccatctctcttgtttacttggtcacttggggtggttggttgtgcgactaagtaacaagataaGGTGGTGcccggggtacaaagtttctgTGAGACGGGgcttttggaggaaagttttctgaaatagaagtttccaaaagtggaaagtctaaaaatggaaagttttatgagagttagaatttgtccatttttagtggcggagagccttggaggggcttgtgtggccttggtggcggacttttgagtNNNNNNNNNNNNNNNNNNNNNNNNNNNNNNNNNNNNNNNNNNNNNNNNNNNNNNNNNNNNNNNNNNNNNNNNNNNNNNNNNNNNNNNNNNNNNNNNNNNNNNNNNNNNNNNNNNNNNNNNNNNNNNNNNNNNNNNNNNNNNNNNNNNNNNNNNNNNNNNNNNNNNNNNNNNNNNNNNNNNNNNNNNNNNNNNNNNNNNNNNNNNNNNNNNNNNNNNNNNNNNNNNNNNNNNNNNNNNNNNNNNNNNNNNNNNNNNNNNNNNNNNNNNNNNNNNNNNNNNNNNNNNNNNNNNNNNNNNNNNNNNNNNNNNNNNNNNNNNNNNNNNNNNNNNNNNNNNNNNNNNNNNNNNNNNNNNNNNNNNNNNNNNNNNNNNNNNNNNNNNNNNNNNNNNNNNNNNNNNNNNNNNNNNNNNNNNNNNNNNNNNNNNNNNNNNNNNNNNNNNNNNNNNNNNNNNNNNNNNNNNNNNNNNNNNNNNNNNNNNNNNNNNNNNNNNNNNNNNNNNNNNNNNNNNNNNNNNNNNNNNNNNNNNNNNNNNNNNNNNNNNNNNNNNNNNNNNNNNNNNNNNNNNNNNNNNNNNNNNNNNNNNNNNNNNNNNNNNNNNNNNNNNNNNNNNNNNNNNNNNNNNNNNNNNNNNNNNNNNNNNNNNNNNNNNNNNNNNNNNNNNNNNNNNNNNNNNNNNNNNNNNNNNNNNNNNNNNNNNNNNNNNNNNNNNNNNNNNNNNNNNNNNNNggacatttgtttggcctttgtggcggtcctgtttaggacatttgtttggccttgggggcggtcctgtttaggacatttgttttgcctttgtggcggcccgtgggcagtaagatgatccttgtgtggtcatgatgTATCCCAGttaggggatatgtggttggtaggacattgtgttgtcttacgcgagccacaggaaggaaacctggataggaataggactcagacgtgttcagaattgtttgctcacgactcttgggggacttaggttctcctactactgtcatattctaagactttatggcttgagagtatgattggtatatcgacttcggatgacaatccgggggcgcgctgtagggtggcaacccgagagacgagtactggacttccttatatattatggcatgcgggcttagacccaatgaggagccaatattatggcatacCGGTTTCGGTCTGAtaaggagccaataaaaactaaaggtttaggcctatgagaaaaggaaagtccaaaagtctagagcaaataatgcctggaacgtgagtctattgcctagaggtgaccttccgtagatcggtcggaggagtgcgggtcGTGGacacggttgcacgggagtccttggctgatagTTGttcgggattcgaggacgaatctatgttggtgggggagaattgtaacacccgcaaaccaaaactgtgcATTTTGgaggagggtgtcgatcgacaccaagggggtatcgatcgacaccattgatTTCTGGTTTGACTAGTTggatttaattatcaatttagaCCGGtctggtttaaggaaaccattaaACCAAGgtttaaaagggggaaaacgacctaCGGTCGTGTTATGTTTCTGTCTCACGCctctttgagagaaaacaaagagagaaaactgttcttgaggttctagagagagattgtgagattttaaagctttgcaggtggagtgtcgatcgacaccacttggtgtcggccGACACCAGCAAAtcaggcatcgatcgacactgtggggtagtgtcggtcgacaccaaggccagtgtcggtcgacactcggctggtgtcggtcgacacctcccttccagcgagatgatgtttgttttcctggtttgtatgttttgtttgttgtttgtttggaacattggaatcactgttgcttgtgtgtatagcccagtagatgggaggattgcctcactgagtgtttatcaaatactcatgcatccactacaagaaatattGACATCACTAGCACACAAACATTGCTACTATAGGGATTTGGTAGCGTTTTCATAAACGCTAGGACATGAGGAGCTACAATAGCCCCCTGACATATCATAGCGTTTTTTAAGACGCTACGAAATGTTGACCTATTATAGCGCTACTAGTCCGCTATTGTACAATTTTTTCTAGCGTCTTTTTCGtgctattttatttgtttatatggCAAACTTTTAACACATTTAAAGTGCTGTTGGAGATTGTCTCGTGACTTTATGGTTTTTGAATTTAACTTTATAGTAGCAGAAAATGTAAGCTATATGAAAGTTTTATATAGCAATTCTATGCTgctattttgtattatttaatgGCTATTGTTATGTGCTATATTATCGTTTATAGTAGCGTATGGAAAATGTCAGTGAATATTGTAAGATGTTATCATTTACGTGCTATGATATACGTTCTCATGCCTTTTTTATTTaacatgttattatttataatggCATTTAGAAAATGTTGTATAGCTTGCAATGGTGTATTTAAGTAGATCTATCTTGAATACATATTGATTtacatcatatataatattatttgaatcattgtataaaatataatttgatttaattgATGAAAGACAATGAGATCAGAAAATATGAAAAGTTAACAAAGTCtaaacataaatatcaaaagttaacaaaatttaaatataaatatcaaaagttAACAAAGTTTAAACATAACAAAGACAATGAACTCTAAGATTGCAATCTTCAAGGAGCATTGCCAGATCGAGAGGACCCTTCTACTTTTGGGCGTTTGTTTTGGATGTTTCGGATTCATCTCTTGTACACTGGATCAATGTCTTCTTCGTCTACCCTGATGCGTATTAAGTAGCCTAGGTGAGCGAGTGATCGTCTGTACTCTAGCCTTGTTATCTCCTTCACATCATCGTCCGCAGCACTTCCTTGACCTTGCTCACCTTGTTGTCTGAGTTTCGGTGTAACTTCTTTGCTGGGAGGCCACATATGATTCCTTTAGCTTGCATTGAAATCATTTCTGCATTGATAAAAATGATCCCATTAGTTtcggtttctttttttgtatcaacAATCATACTTTTACAATCGATTGAACAaaggaggaaaaaaagagaacccTTGTACAATCGATTACAATTAATACAAAGAGGGAGATGAGATGATTTCTAgatccaaaacctgaaaacGAGAAGAGAATTTTCGAAGATCGTTAGATTGAAAACCAGAAGCTCAAAACCTTTTAGATCTGGAAAAAATTAGGAACACAAAAGCTCTAAACCTTTTAGATCTGGCAGAGAATTGTCGAAGATTGAAAACCAGAAGCTGCGAATGAGTATAATTGTTTATTATGTAGACAATAAAAAGTTATCGAGATGTACAAAAGTAATAAAAGAAGGGTTAAGTAAGAGTTGATTGATGTCCGTTAGATTGCATCTAATCGACGATAGATATGAAAGATTTGGTGATCTACACTTTAATGAATCAGCCAATGAAATAATTGTGTAAGTATTAACATgttaatagtataatattttgttatgtttatttgtattaattttgaaatatggtgaaaaataaaataaattaatttttttaagttctaCACTGTCTAATTCATCTTTTActatactttaaaatttatttggtaAGTTCTACATTGTCAAATTCATGTCTTATATACTAGTGTACAATGCTTTCAACAAAGAGATACAAATTTAGGGTATAGagtatagggtttagggttcagCATATGAATGGTTAATAGTGTAAAAATGagatacaaatttaaaatttatattttatacttaatataatattaaactttaaattaaatttgtattacTAAGAGATTGACTACATGTTGGGTTTAGAGTATATGGTTTAGGGGTTAGATAGTTTAAGAATGGTGAATGGTGAatggtgtaaaaaaatagaagtttcatattttttactttataaaattttaaaatttaaataatagaAGTTTTATATGTTagatttgataaaattataaaattgccaaatatttttttttaaatagggtttagggtttagttaaCGGTATTTTCACAATCCATatataattatcttattttttatttttttccaaactgttagtaatatttgtatattgaatttttctttGTCCGATCATCAAACTATATGTCCTATAACgttattttttattgtatatatttttaagtaagTGTGAAACATGATATATAGaaagatcaattaattaaattattccAGCCGAGTAACATCTGAAAACATACATTGTCTGATTTATTAAAACCTTAGaattcaaaataaacaaacattcaTGGAAAAACAAGTCtacgaagaaacaaaaaaaacaaggacaTATCTAAAACTTAGAAACAAGTTCCCCCATCTGTAACATCAGCTGTTGTCATTCCTGAAAAAACAGAATAAGTTAGCCATCAGTTGTTGTCAACATGTTTTGCACACatataaattaaagtatatactAACCATTACTATTTTGTCTTCTGGCCAGGCAATAGAAGTTCCAAGTGCACCTTCCATATACTCGATTTCAGAAGATTGCCTCCAACCTGTAGCATCTTTAACAATCACAACATCAACCCATACTCGACAAGCATTAGGCCCCAAAGGAACGTGATGTACAACTTGCTCAGGATTGTTAGACGACCACCGtccttcagcaacaacaaccTTCTTCCCAGATATATCCATCAACTTGCATTTGGAATTTGCTTTGAATACGAGACGCTTGAAGAACAACCAGTCAAAAAACGAAGGCATAACTCAACAGGAACAACCACAACCAATCATGCAAATTTTATCCATAGCCCAATAAATTATATGTAAGTTATAAAAAATACTTGTGATTTGCGACGAGGAGATGCCTCTATCAGAGTAGGTTTAGATTTGGCTGAAGGTTTCTTCAAAAGAGCTTTTGGAGTTACTGGAGACTTGTCATTCTGGGAAGTTGGACTTACTGAGTTACTCGAAGATACTTGAATATGAGGAGATTTAGAGCTTACAAGAGACTTCTCAATAGATGGAGATGGGTGACGAACAGGGGATTCATGTGTTGTCTCCAACACAACTCTATCCACTGTAGGCCTGCAAAGTTCTATCATGTCCACAGAATCCTGCAAAGTTCTATCAACTCCACAGGGGAGTTTGCATCTGTTTTTTGAACTAGTGATAGGACTCTGCGGATCGGAAAAAACGTGCAAAACAGATCGAAGGATTATTTAACGAAGTATAGTCTATATACAACAAACAGTGAATAAAACACACTCAACCTTAGGTACAATGTCTTATGTAATGGCACATTCTAGAACAATACATAAATCGACATCCCGTGCAATCATTTCCCCAACTACATCCTCAATAGTAGACATGTCAGGCACATGTCTCCATAGAAATGCGTCTGGCTTTGTAGCTGATTCAATTAAAACCTTCACAGCATGAGGTCCTAAAGGAATCCCATGCACTAATTCATCAATATCATAAGAAACAACACGACCCTCAGCAACCTTCTCATCAGACGAAGTCCAATCAACCAAATAACACTTAGGAAGTGATTTGGTATTTACACTCTTATGAACATAGTTTTCACCGACAACGACCTCTTGTCTCTATAATTTCAGAAACATATCATTCAATTAATATAAGTACCTAAGTATTACTACCACTAATAGAATTTGTATAAAGTAGACTAACCTGGATATGaagtttttcaattatttgCTCTAagtagttaattttattttccatttgaaTCTGATTTTCTTCCATGGCAGTCATCGAGTTGCTGTTGAATTGGAAACAAGCCAGTTTGGTTAAGCTCATACCTCTACCCATTGCTCGTAGTCTTCCTGGATTATCAGGTCCCAAAATCTGTGTAAGCATATCTTCCTTTGGATTCGTTGTAGCTGAATCCTGTCTATCTCTGATGCCTTTCTCTGCAAACAAATACCAAATTAATATACATCACCCAAATCATTAATTCCAATTTATAAAGTAATCGAAAAGGAAGAAACATAACATACAATCTTTTCAGCCGCATCAATGTTAACAGGAGTACCATCTTTCTTTGTCCGTGACTTCACCCACACTTTTAGCATTGAC harbors:
- the LOC109130612 gene encoding uncharacterized protein LOC109130612; translated protein: CIDYRGLNRVIVKNKYPLPRIDELLDQLRGATWFSKIDLASGYHQIPIDEADVRKTSFRTRYGHYEFVVMLFCLTNAPASFMSLMNSVFQEFQDVSIIIFIEDILVYSKSPEENAVHLRAVLEKLLEQKLFAKLSKCS